GCTCCGTTATGACGAGGCCCTGCCGCATGATGATCAACAATGACTGCCCTCCGCAGATGATCTTGGCGCTGTCATGGTACTCGGCCAGCATCGCGAGAGCCTCTTTCACATTTCCGGGTCTCAGGTAGGTAAAGTCGTGTATCATCCATCTCTCCTTTCCGTACAGTCTTCAATGTTTGCCAGCCAGGTAGGTTTCTCGGGAAGCTCGGGAAACTCGGACCACATGCTGCCATTGGTGGTTATTGGTTTCTTAACCGTCTGCCTGCCTGCGATCAAGTCATCCCTGTTCCACCGGTGTTCCTGATATTGGGGGTAATGGCAGAGACTGACGTGTCTGCCGCGGAAGATACCGCACTCCTTGCAGGCTTTTTTTGAAAAGGGACAGACTGGTTGAAGCTTGGGCATGGGCGATTCCTTATATCTATCTATCAATACACAATACAGAGCGTCGGGACAGTGAGCGATAAAAGATTTCTTTCTCTTTCTATTACTCGCCTGGAGCGCAAAGGACCCGCTTTCGGCAGCGGGTATGTAACAGAAAGGAATCTCCTTGTAAAGAAAAATTTATCCTTCAATTGCGTTGATGTTGACACTATCGGCAATTAACGGTAATATTTAGTAGCTTAGCGTAATAATAAGTAATAAAGGATACTAAAACTGGGGACAGCGTCCCCCGGAACATGCCATAATAAAGATGCAATAATTCGATCAACCGCCCTCCGTCTGCGGGAAGGCCGTGTTCGTGTACAGGTACTCAAACTTTTCCTTATGTTTTAATTCTTCATTTGCCATTTTTGTCAAGAGGTCCTTCACTTCACCGGCGGGATAGCTGCCTGCCAGGCTATTATAAAAATTGTACGCGTTTAGCTCTCTGTTTGCGGCAACCAGGTAAACTTCCGAGCTTTTCATATTCTTTTTGATATCGGGCTTCTCGATGTTTTCAATAATCTTGTAATCAATGGCTGCATCCATTTTCAGAACATTTGCACAGACAAGACCCTTCTGGCAGTTTATAAGGAATTCCTTGTGCTTGGCTTCTTCCTGAGCCATGAACTTCAGGTTGTCTTTCGCGTCTTTGTCTTCCACGATTTTGTAGAGGTCCATGTAGAAATCATATGCCTCTTTTTCTTTTACAATCGCCATTTTAATCACATCAGCTAGTGTATTTCCCATTTTCCAATTTCCTCCCTGAATTATTTTATTCTAATCATTCTATATCCGATCAACGATCGAATCCGTTCACACCCCTCAGGCGCCGCCGTAACCGATCGTAATTTTGGCGCCTTCCACAATAACCGGCACTTTCCGAATATCGCCGGACAGCTTGAGCATCTCCTTCAGTTTTGCTCCGTCCGATTCTACGTCAATATACCTTGCCTTCTTCCCGTAGGCCGACAGCGCCTGATCGGTGAAAGGGCAACCTGATTTGCCGTATATAAGAATTTCTTCCGCCATCACCTCACCTCCACAATCAATAGCCGCTTATATTGACAGTATCTGCTCACCAGTCGCCCCGATTTCACATACCAATCTTTTCTTGTTTATGCCACAGAAAAAATTTCTTAAGGTGAAAATAAAGGGACATAACACTTGATTATTTTGATATAGATGTCATGTCCTCCGAATGCTCAGAGCCTTAATTCATAGCGCTGTTCAATCACCAGGGCGCCCCATATAGCAGCGGGCGGTTTCTCCTGCGTTAATTGAAACCCGGCTGACTGGTATATATGAGCGGCCGCCGGCAGTGAACTGACTGTCCAGAGGAAAACGGACGAGTAGCCATGAAGCTTACAGAAGGCGATTGCTTTCGCAACGAGGATCTTCCCCACGCCCTGCCCGCGCAGGCTCGGATGCAGCAGCAGCCAGCGTAACTGTGCTGCCTCGCGGGATGCCTCTACGATGGCAATTGCCCCGGCCAGCATGGCCTCTTTTTCAACGATCCATATCTGCTCGCGCTCGGTATGTGATTGGGCAAAGCTGGACAGAGGAATTGCCACATATGGCTCCAGGGTGTAATCCCAGCCAAACTCTTTAGCATATAAGACTCCATGCAGGTAAGTCAAATAGCCGATATCGCCCGGCTTCAGATTGTGTCTGATGCTCACATTGCGCGGTAGCATCAGGATTGTATTGTTATTGTTAAGGGATTGCTTTTTCACGGTGTGAGTATATGAAGTATGTATTTGTGTGTCAATCGAATTTTGAGACCTTAATCCTTGACTTCAGTAAATATTTATCCTATAACCCACTCGACGCGTAGAAATTCTTTTAATATGGGGGCGTCACGGTTTCGACGGGGATAGTTGAAGCTGTAGCAGCGTACCGAGGTTCCTACAGGCCTCGTTAAACAGGTAGGACAATATAATCGCAGACAACTACGATTACGCTTTAGCCGCTTAGTCGGCTAACGGTCTCCTGGACCCGCCTGTCGGTTCAGATGAGGGCGTCATAAAGGCAGTATAGCCACTTCCCTCTTTTCCCGGAGAGGGCGGGGCGAATCAAAACGGGATAGCGCCTAATCAATCCTGACTCTGGGAGTTTTCGGGGGCGAAATCAAATCAGAGTCTATGTACGTAGAAACTGCAGTGGAATATTTTCGGACGCGGGTTCGACTCCCGCCGCCTCCACCAATTTAGTTATTAAATATCAATATGTTAGCTGCATCAGCCTGCTCCTTTTCCTGGTGCAGTTTTGGTGCAGTTGTTTTCCTGTAAACCATTCTCAAATCTTCCGCCTCTATCCTGAAATATCTTTCAAATGCTTTATTCGTGGAATGCATTGTTGCCCGTTTTATTTCCTCGGGAGTGCAATATTGCCTTAACGCCCTTGCCGAACTATGTCTTGTGCCGCCATAGAGGTCAACACCGGTAATCCCTATATTTTCGCATGCTCTGCACCACCATTTATAAAAGTATTTTTCCCCGAATGGCTCACCTTCACACACACCGCTAACGCCTTTATTATGACGGAAAAAGTGTAAAGATGGGATTGCCGCTGGGAAGGTCTTTAATATTTCAACGTCCTCTTCCAATATGGGCACAAGCTTCGGTTTTTTCTCTTTAGGGTGCGGGAACAATAAATAACCATTCCCCTTGTCGATATCGCCTTCCTTAAGGCTTATCATTTCGCCAGGGCGGATTGATATGTACATGCATAAGAATTTAATGCCCAAGTATATCTTAGGATTGATATGGTAGCTAATTCTATGCACCTCTTGAAGGATTGCTTCTTGTTCCTCTTTTGAAATAACTTTCCTATAGCCCAACTCAAAAGATATTTCCGGGAACTCCGGTATTTGCTGAATGGTTATAACTTTTCTTTTTCGCAACCACGACCAAAAGTCTGTGAGGCATGATTTCATGTTAGATTTCGTCTTGTCAGAAACCTTTTGTGACAAGAAAAAATCTTCCAGGTCAGCATAGCCAATTTCCTTGATATTCTTTTGACCGAAACGGTCAATGGCCCGTGAGATGTAATTATTTAAGTTGTTATAGGTCTTAGGGCGGACATTTTGCTTTTTGATTCCAAGCCACTGCGTAGCAAGGGTAACAAACCCTAGAGGATTGTCCTCTTTATAGTCCCTCGCATCAAAGCTGCCTTCATCTATTTTATATCTTAACCCTGTTAAAAACCTGTGAGCTTCGTCATAGTTCTTGAATCTACGCCATACGCCCTTAATTTTAACAAAGAGCCTTGTTGCTTTCTGTTGGGGGTGTTCAGGGCACTGCACTCCGCTTTTTCCATTGTCTTTGAGAGGTTTTCCGCAGATAGGGCATTTTTGATTAGTGTAAATTCCGCCAAGCATACACAGTTCTCCCCCTTTATGGTTACAGAGAGAAATATCATGTCCGGCAGAAAAACTCAATTTCAATACTCCAGAAAGTTTCTTGTAATTTAATATCGTTAAAACGGCACCCCTTCAACGCCCTGGGCCATGTCAATATATTTAATAATCTTGTCGATTGTCCGTTTTTCAATAAAGATAAAGAATTTATTATACTGAGTCTTCAGCATTGTTCCGAAATGCTTACGTCTTTTCTTGACTAGTTTTCTCAGGCATCGCTTTAATAAAACCATGTCTTTCGTCGTCATTTCTATTTGCAGGCCTTCACCTTCACGGGGATCACCGACTTTCCCCCAATTTCGTCCTATGCTCTCATCAGTCACAAAGCCGTCATGCTTGACGATGTACTTACTCATATAAATCTGCATTTGTTTTCTTGATTGGATGAGCCGAGAGCTTTTATGATGAAGGGCGACCGCGAGAGCCTTATCTTGCAATTGAGTCCCAGTTATTTTCACCCACCGCACTGCCAGTTTCTTAATGATCAAATTATACATATCTTGATCTGCATTCGGCACAGAATAGACCATATGATAATGGGGAACGTAATGTCCCTTTAACGCCCCTGATTTTCTTTTTTGCCATTCCTTTTTCCAGACACCATTTATCTCCAGGCCGTATCTCACAGACCAGTGTTTAAGCTTCCAGAGGCAATAAGAAGCGAGCTTAGCCTTTTCCTTGATCGTCTTTCCCTCCATAATGTCATCGGCAAAAGTGAAGTCCTGCCAGACCTCAAAAGGATCGTCCATTTTAGCCATAGTCACCATCATATTACGCCTAGACTTGTTAGAAAAATCAGTTACCGGCCCGCGCTTACCAACATTAAGATTTCCGCCCTCTACAAAATCACCATATCTTGTCTTAGCCCTATTTCGTACTAGAGTAACGCCTCCATAAACTATTAAATGCTCATCTAACTCACTGTTAATATTATCATGTATTAATATGTCACTTATACAAGCATGACCGTTGCCATCTGGTTCTAATTCGTTATCGTAATCTTTAACTGCTTTTCTCTCAAACGTCAGTGGTCCGTTTGAGGGAAAAGCAGAAACACGCCCCCTGTAAACTGTCTCCATCAAAATAAAAAACCTCCTTTCTTTTCATATCGTCCTATCGCTGTTTTAACAGCTTAATTTTCTTAAATATCTAAGATTATTTCTTGTTTTCTTCATCTTTCCGCCTATACATCATGAAATTGTGGATTAAATTTTCTTCTAATATTTCCAGCTCCTTATCTGATTTATCGCTATATAACTTGTAAAAAACTGTATTAATGGCATCCGTTAACAAATCGGTTGCTATGCTTGTCCTGCTAATTTTCCATCTATCGGACAGGTGATCTAGAATAGCCATGTTCAATACACTCATTCTAAGGGTCATCGAAACAAGGGTAAGGTCTATAAACTTTTTCAAAACATCCGATGCTCTTTCCTTTTGCCTAATGTATTCGTCAATTGAATCTCTGCCTTTATGATCATCGACAATGAGTTTTTTAGGCGTGTACTTCCTTGGTTTCTTTTCTGTTTGCTTCATCGTCATTTCATCTCCTCACAATTACAAAATGTAATCTTTTAAATTACAATAATAAACTTGTTTCTTTATTGCAAGCTTTTTTTGCAACGGTAGAAACTCCCTCTCCTTGCCATGTTACAATAGCACGAGCGCTGCATCTGTAAAGGTTTCCCTTCGGCTCGCTTCGCTCGACCTTGACAGAAGCGGCTTTACTCGTGCTTAATGGAAATCAGGCGACGGTGGGAGGGTAGGCAACAACACAGCTCCGATAAAAGGGTATTTATGTGTCTTTTGCCTTAGAGCGTTACTTTGTTGTGAGGTTTTCGAGAAGATTTAAGTGGCTAGGAATGACAGGATTATTTGTTCAAGGGCGAGCTTGTCCCGGGTCTGGCATTCCCAAATAACTAGGATGCTCCAGCCCTCTGCTTTTAACGCAGCTTCATTTTCTGCATCTCGTACTTGATTTCGCACGAGTTTGGGCTGCCAATAATCTGCATTTGATTTCGGTTTCCGTGCGTCTTTACAGAACGGATCAGGGTGTTGATGCCAGAAGCAGCCATTAACAAAGATTACAGAATGTCTACTATGGAAAACCATATCCGGTGTGCCTGGAAGGGATTTACTATGGAGACGGTAGCGGTAGCCCAAACGATGAACCATTCGGCGTACGGCCAATTCTGGTTTCATATCCTTACTACGAATGGCACTCATGTTTTTACTGCGGCGTTCCGGTGACAGCTTGTCGGTCAACTCTTACCACCGAATTTCTTACATAGCCAATCATAAACGGCTCGTTGCTCATCCATACCTGCACGTCTAATCTGCGTCAGTAGCCATATTGTGCTTGGTTTTTCTGTCGTGATATTCTTTGCACCTTGATTACAGTTTGAGCATAGAGCACGAAGGTTCGATAATTCGTCTTTGCCGCCATGACTGCGATCAACGATATGCCCTATATGAAGGCGCACTTTACGGCCTGTAGAAGGATCAACATCCCCAGGCGTAAGGCCGCACATCTGACATGTGAATCCATTACGGTCGAGGACTGCGGCCCGAAGACGCGCGGAAATTGAGGTTGAAAACGAAACATTGTACCTTTCCGGCGGTTGCTCTTGCAATTGATATTGTCCAGGCTTTAAATTGGTGCTGTCAAGATGTGAAAAAATCGGCCAGCCTTCTTGCTCGCGAAGTTCTCTCAAGCGGCGGCTATATTGAACTGCGCCGTCTGCTGCTGTTTGCAATTCATGGGATTCGATTACTCGCCCAATATTTGCAAGAAGGAATTGGCGTATTTTCTCTTTTGAGCCTTTACGAACCATTGAAACCTCCTAACCGGTTGCCCTAAATATCTGACGGCTTGTAAGGGCAGAAGCGATACATTTTGCAACAGAATGAGCGACCGGAGGCGGAAAAGCATTGCCTACTTGTCGGTAAGCTGGTGTTTTCTTACCTGTGAAAATCCAATCGTCAGGGAAACCTTGAATTCTCGCGACCATTGGCACCGTGAGGCGGGGCATGCCAATAAAGTCGTGATCGGGCGGATCATTAGAAATAACAAGCCCGTCAACACCTAAAGCAGCCCAGGCTTTACGTGCTCTGGTCGGGCCGAGGTCTGGGCCACCGTGTTTCTTAGAACCTCCGACGATTGTCGGCGCTATATCATTCGCCCTTTCTCGCCACGCCGCTGCACCATGCCAACCGCGAGACGCCATAAGATCAAAAAGGATTTCCCCAACGGTCAACGGCTTGTGTTTATTCGAGGCAGGCCATTCGAAATGATGTGAAAACTGTTTACGGATAGCGACGAACACAACACGGGGGCGCAGTTGAGACACTCCATAATCAGAGGCATTCAGCAATTGCCAATCGGTTATGTAGCCAAGTTTTGCTATCTGGCCAGACACATATGTCCGGTAGTCGTCAAAAATTGCATCAAAGATGCCACGAACATTTTCAATCATGACGGCACGGGGACGGATTTGGTCAATTAGCTTGATGGCTGCCGGAAACATATTGCGCTCATCAGCTTTACCAAGTTGTTTTCCAGCTCTGGAAAAGGGTGGGCAGGGTAAACCGCCTGCTAAAAGATCAATTCCTTTAAATGGCGCTCCATCAAATATTTCAAGATCTTGTTCAAAAACTTTCCAATTCGGGCGATTGAAGCGCAACGTCTCACAGCAATGATGATCAATTTCTACAAGGCCTTGATGATTGAAGCCAGCCTGCTCTAATCCTAGCGCCTGTCCACCTCCACCAGCGCAAAGCTCTAAGGAAGTAAGACCGTTTGTTCTCATTTCGTGCCCTTCGTTATGTGGTTGACTCTGATTGTTCATCATTTTCCACATTGAAATATATGTAGACGGAGCTTAATATGGATTGATATCTACACTTCCGTATCGGCTATGTCAAATATGAAGTTCAGAAGAAATGCTTTTGGTGCACTTTTGGTGCATGATGATCATAACTATTTGATTTTACTTGCTGGGGATCGGGTTCGACTCCCGCCGCCTCCACCAGAAGACAATCCAAGGAAGTCCAAAGAAGTACAGAACCCGTTAGAAATAGCGGGTTTTTTCTTGATTTTTATCCAGAAACGTGCTATGTAATTCATCAACGTCCCGTTGTTTTGGGGGCCTTTTGAACAGTAGAAAGCCCCCAAGGAAAATTGGAAGCCCCCAAAAGGGAGGAAATCGAGATGCCAAAAAGGATTGCGCCGTTATCTGAGGTCAAGGTTCGTAACACTAAATCGCAGGAAAACGAGTACAAGCTTTTTGATGGCGGTGGCTTATTTCTTTTGGTCACACCCTCGGGGGGAAAACTGTGGAATTTAAAATACCGCTTTGAAGGCAAGGAGAAAAAACTTGCCCTTGGAACATATCCTGAAATCAGCCTTGCCGATGCCAGAGAGAGAAGAGATAAAGCGAGAAGACAGCTTGCAAATGGCATTGATCCTCGGGCTGTTAGAAAAGCCCAGAAACAGGCAGACACCGCCGAAACGGAAACCTTTGAAGTGATAGCCCGTGAATGGCATACGAGATTTAGACCTACATGGTCGCCAGGGCATAGTGTTACAATCATGAGCCGTCTGGAACGTGATTTATTCCCTTGGATAGGCGCGCGCCCAATTGCTGCAATAAAAGCACCTGAATTGCTGGCGGTATTACGCCGTGTGGAAAGCCGGGGGGCGTGGAATCAGCTCACCGCATAAGGACTACTGCCGGTCAGGTTTTTCAATATGCCGTTGCCACAGGGAGGGCGGAGCGAGACCCGGCAACTGATCTGCGTGGAGCATTGCCGCAGCCGATGGAAAAACACCAAGCAGCGCTAACGGACCCGAAAGACGTTGCTTCACTTCTTCGGGCAATAGACGCATACAAGGGCACATTTGTCGTCAAGTGCGCTCTTCAACTGGCGGCGCTGTCATTTGTTCGGCCCGGTGAACTTAGGGGAGGGGAATGGTCATAAATAAACCTTGAAACAGCAGAATGGAATATACCCATTGAGCGCATGAAATTACAACTGAAGATAAAACAGGAACGGAAAGGGCAGACTCATTTAGTCCCTCTCTCAAATCAGGCCATAGCGATCCTGAAAGATTTACAACCATTGACCGGCCATAGCCGGTATATTTTCCCCTCACATCGAACACCGTTACGCCCTATGAGTGAGAACGCTATCCTTGCTGCTCTAGGGGCTATGGGTTACGCCAAGGATGAAATGTCCGGGCATGGCTTCAGGGCTATGGCAAGAACCATCCTTGATGAAGTCTTGCGGGTAAGACCAGATTTCATAGAACACCAACTTGCTCATGCTGTGAGGGATGTAAACGGGAGGGCGTATAATCGTACGTCCCACCTGGCGGAGCGCCGGAAAATGATGGAGCTTTGGGGAAATTACCTGGATGACCTGAAGCAAGGAGCCAAGGTATTACATTTCAAAATATGATAGTACGGATATAATTGTCATGACCAATACTTGACTTGACACTAACTGTCAAAATATATCCTCTCCCGACAGCCATCCTTAATTTATTGAAGTAAACGAGAGGAGCTTTAAATTTTATAGCAGATTTCAACCAGTAATTCTTAGCCAAAAAGTCTGTATTGGTTATCAATTTCACCTCCTACTAATCATTTATGTTAATAGTAGAGAATGGTAGGGTTTATAGGGAAAAAGGCAGGAGAACGGGCTTTCACCTGGGTCCGAGAATCCTTTTTGTAGTGTGTTCCCTGTCTCCCTGAACCCTCATAGGTTGGTTGGGTCATAGAACCCTTGTCACGCTGGAGGATTGGTCGGGAGGCACCCCTGCCTTTTTCTACTTATACCATGGAGGTGTAACGATGGAAAGTCTCTTTGTGGGGATTGATGTTTCGAAGGATTATTTCTGTGTGTCCGGGCTGGATGTTCAGGGGAATGTGCTGTTCTCGCTTACTGCAGCGGCCGACAAAACCGGTTTTACCGAGATGATGAGTACAATTTCCTCTCATTGTGCCCGCTTGGAGGAAGTGATCGTCGCCATGGAGTCGACTGGATGCTATCACCTCAATCTCTTCTCGTTTCTGACATCCCATAATATCAGTACGGTCGTGATCAATCCGTTGCTCATTGCCAATTACGGGAAGCTATCCCTGAGGAAGACCAAGACAGACAAGAAGGATGCCCTGGTGATAGCCCAATATGTCCTGGCAAACCGGCAAACGATTTCACAGTTTTCTGTTTCAAGTGGTTATCAGGATCTGAGAGACTTGGCCAGGGAAAGGGAATTTACGGGAAAGATGATTGCGGCGGTCAAAAATGACATCAAGCGGATGCTTCAAGCAACTTTTCCTGAGCTGGAGCAAATGGTCAACGTCTTCAGCGACACCATGCTTCATTTTCTTAAAACGTACCCTTCGGCACGACTGGTTGTCAATGCCGGCGAGCAAGATCTGAGACAGGCATTCATACATCCCGACAAGAGGATGAGGCTTATGGTCAAACCAGAGAAGATTAGAGATGCAGCTCTGAACTCTGTGGCTTCTATCAGTCCGGCAAAGGAGATGATACTCCCGGGAAAAATTGAAACCCTTGTCCATCTGCAGCATCGTCTCGATGATCTTACTACCATGATGGTGAACCTCTGCAAGGCTACGGCTGAGGAAGATTTGAATATCATCACCTCGATTAGCGGGATCAGTACAAAAACAGCGGCACCATTCCTTGCCGAGTTGGGGGAGCTATCCAATTACAAATCTTACAAGAAGGTTATCGCCTTTGCGGGCGTTGATCCTTCGATTCATGATTCGGGTAATTTTCATGGAAACAGCAAGT
This DNA window, taken from Deltaproteobacteria bacterium, encodes the following:
- a CDS encoding ferritin family protein is translated as MGNTLADVIKMAIVKEKEAYDFYMDLYKIVEDKDAKDNLKFMAQEEAKHKEFLINCQKGLVCANVLKMDAAIDYKIIENIEKPDIKKNMKSSEVYLVAANRELNAYNFYNSLAGSYPAGEVKDLLTKMANEELKHKEKFEYLYTNTAFPQTEGG
- a CDS encoding UXX-star (seleno)protein family 1, producing MAEEILIYGKSGCPFTDQALSAYGKKARYIDVESDGAKLKEMLKLSGDIRKVPVIVEGAKITIGYGGA
- a CDS encoding GNAT family N-acetyltransferase — encoded protein: MSIRHNLKPGDIGYLTYLHGVLYAKEFGWDYTLEPYVAIPLSSFAQSHTEREQIWIVEKEAMLAGAIAIVEASREAAQLRWLLLHPSLRGQGVGKILVAKAIAFCKLHGYSSVFLWTVSSLPAAAHIYQSAGFQLTQEKPPAAIWGALVIEQRYELRL
- a CDS encoding very short patch repair endonuclease, whose product is MTDKLSPERRSKNMSAIRSKDMKPELAVRRMVHRLGYRYRLHSKSLPGTPDMVFHSRHSVIFVNGCFWHQHPDPFCKDARKPKSNADYWQPKLVRNQVRDAENEAALKAEGWSILVIWECQTRDKLALEQIILSFLAT
- a CDS encoding HNH endonuclease — translated: MVRKGSKEKIRQFLLANIGRVIESHELQTAADGAVQYSRRLRELREQEGWPIFSHLDSTNLKPGQYQLQEQPPERYNVSFSTSISARLRAAVLDRNGFTCQMCGLTPGDVDPSTGRKVRLHIGHIVDRSHGGKDELSNLRALCSNCNQGAKNITTEKPSTIWLLTQIRRAGMDEQRAVYDWLCKKFGGKS
- the dcm gene encoding DNA (cytosine-5-)-methyltransferase, which codes for MRTNGLTSLELCAGGGGQALGLEQAGFNHQGLVEIDHHCCETLRFNRPNWKVFEQDLEIFDGAPFKGIDLLAGGLPCPPFSRAGKQLGKADERNMFPAAIKLIDQIRPRAVMIENVRGIFDAIFDDYRTYVSGQIAKLGYITDWQLLNASDYGVSQLRPRVVFVAIRKQFSHHFEWPASNKHKPLTVGEILFDLMASRGWHGAAAWRERANDIAPTIVGGSKKHGGPDLGPTRARKAWAALGVDGLVISNDPPDHDFIGMPRLTVPMVARIQGFPDDWIFTGKKTPAYRQVGNAFPPPVAHSVAKCIASALTSRQIFRATG
- a CDS encoding IS110 family transposase, which produces MESLFVGIDVSKDYFCVSGLDVQGNVLFSLTAAADKTGFTEMMSTISSHCARLEEVIVAMESTGCYHLNLFSFLTSHNISTVVINPLLIANYGKLSLRKTKTDKKDALVIAQYVLANRQTISQFSVSSGYQDLRDLAREREFTGKMIAAVKNDIKRMLQATFPELEQMVNVFSDTMLHFLKTYPSARLVVNAGEQDLRQAFIHPDKRMRLMVKPEKIRDAALNSVASISPAKEMILPGKIETLVHLQHRLDDLTTMMVNLCKATAEEDLNIITSISGISTKTAAPFLAELGELSNYKSYKKVIAFAGVDPSIHDSGNFHGNSKLSKRGNRHLRRVIYLMTFCAVRMEGPFKRYFLKRKSEGLPFKKALFATAHKLIRVIFTMLQRRTYFIANQSA